One genomic region from Ornithinimicrobium flavum encodes:
- a CDS encoding ABC transporter ATP-binding protein, translating to MLEITDLTVRFGATTAVDDVTLTVEEGQVLAILGPSGCGKSTLLRATAGLEHLDAGSVRWRGRDLAGVPTHERGFALMFQDGQLFGHATVGANVAYPLRLRGVGRAARRSRVDELLELVGLPGYADRRPPTLSGGEQQRVALARSLAADPELLLLDEPLSALDRSLRERLGGDLREILVETGTTAVMVTHDHDEAFTVADRLTVMLAGRVVQEGPTAEVWRAPVDAEVAAFIGYTTILPLTTDRAAWLLPDPTERAEWLSQGAPDASRGERHIALRRNALRQDPAGTLTGTVRRAVAVSDAVHLDVDVDGLGPATALGDDVGLTPGQRVRLAVDPRGIALLQT from the coding sequence ATGCTCGAGATCACCGATCTCACGGTGCGATTCGGCGCCACCACGGCCGTCGACGACGTCACCCTCACGGTGGAGGAGGGGCAGGTGCTGGCCATCCTCGGCCCCTCCGGCTGCGGCAAGTCGACCCTGCTGCGGGCCACCGCCGGGCTGGAGCACCTCGACGCCGGCAGCGTCCGCTGGCGCGGGCGCGACCTGGCCGGCGTGCCCACGCACGAGCGTGGCTTCGCCCTCATGTTCCAGGACGGGCAGCTCTTCGGCCACGCCACGGTGGGCGCCAACGTCGCCTACCCGCTGCGGTTGCGCGGGGTGGGCCGGGCCGCACGGAGGTCCCGGGTCGACGAGCTGCTCGAGCTCGTCGGCCTGCCCGGGTATGCCGACCGCCGTCCCCCCACCCTCTCCGGCGGGGAGCAGCAACGCGTCGCCCTGGCCCGCTCCCTAGCCGCCGACCCCGAGCTGCTCCTGCTCGACGAGCCCCTGTCAGCGCTCGACCGGTCGCTGCGGGAGCGTCTGGGCGGTGACCTGCGGGAGATCCTCGTGGAGACCGGCACGACCGCGGTCATGGTGACCCACGACCATGACGAGGCCTTCACGGTCGCCGACCGGCTCACCGTCATGCTCGCGGGCCGGGTCGTGCAGGAGGGGCCGACGGCCGAGGTGTGGCGCGCGCCGGTCGATGCCGAGGTGGCCGCGTTCATCGGCTACACGACCATCCTCCCCCTCACGACCGACCGCGCCGCGTGGTTGCTTCCCGACCCCACCGAGCGCGCCGAATGGTTGTCCCAGGGCGCACCGGACGCCTCGCGTGGTGAGCGGCACATCGCGCTGCGTCGCAACGCGCTCCGCCAGGACCCGGCCGGCACCCTCACCGGCACCGTCCGGCGCGCGGTCGCGGTGAGCGACGCGGTGCACCTCGACGTGGACGTCGACGGGCTCGGTCCCGCGACCGCGCTGGGGGACGACGTCGGACTCACTCCCGGGCAGCGGGTCCGCCTCGCGGTCGACCCGCGCGGGATCGCGCTGCTCCAGACCTGA